AAGGTTCGGGAACGGCAACGACCCTGATCGAAAAACCATCCGCGGCGACTTCCGAGGCAATCAACCCCACGTAGGGCGAAACGAAGTTGTTGAAACTGAACTTCTCCGACGTATCGGGGTCGGTGGAGATGCCCATGTTTGTCCCCGTGAAAACATACTCGCCACTATGTTCAATGAACGAGCCTTCACCCGAATCACCGCCGACCAAGGTGAGTTCATCCATGCCTCCTCCGCCCAAAGGATGATCCCATCGGTAGACCACCGATTCGGTGATTGCACCCGTGTTGAGCTCCACGGTCTGCGTGAGATCAATCGTGTCGGATCCGAACTGCGAGTTTTGCCCCTGAACGATCATCGACCGGCCCAGCATGTCGAAGTAGCCGCCTCCCAAAACCGGCATCGGCATGATGCCGTCGATCTCGGGTATTGGGGCATCCAATTTGACGAGCAGCAAATCACTGCTGTGAACCGTTCCCGCCAAGAGTGTTGTGCCGTCCGAATGCAGAAAGTCGTTCTGCAATGTCGTTTGCAAAACGGTCGATGACTCGCCCGTGTACGTATGCCTTGTTCCATCAGCGGCAACAAACGTCGGATTGATCATTCCC
This window of the Rhodopirellula bahusiensis genome carries:
- a CDS encoding PEP-CTERM sorting domain-containing protein (PEP-CTERM proteins occur, often in large numbers, in the proteomes of bacteria that also encode an exosortase, a predicted intramembrane cysteine proteinase. The presence of a PEP-CTERM domain at a protein's C-terminus predicts cleavage within the sorting domain, followed by covalent anchoring to some some component of the (usually Gram-negative) cell surface. Many PEP-CTERM proteins exhibit an unusual sequence composition that includes large numbers of potential glycosylation sites. Expression of one such protein has been shown restore the ability of a bacterium to form floc, a type of biofilm.), yielding RMSQLNATKISGNSITYYRIEMPKLFPNASYVTATHTGMINPTFVAADGTRHTYTGESSTVLQTTLQNDFLHSDGTTLLAGTVHSSDLLLVKLDAPIPEIDGIMPMPVLGGGYFDMLGRSMIVQGQNSQFGSDTIDLTQTVELNTGAITESVVYRWDHPLGGGGMDELTLVGGDSGEGSFIEHSGEYVFTGTNMGISTDPDTSEKFSFNNFVSPYVGLIASEVAADGFSIRVVAVPEPSMAVAMLTTLSFGWARRRTKRSRSRAPATRTRPSNAKPRASMVLGDHS